A genomic region of Methanothermobacter thermautotrophicus str. Delta H contains the following coding sequences:
- a CDS encoding TIGR00288 family NYN domain-containing protein, with protein MDNDDNFVIINNSRKDKKSLGLLVDGPNMLRKEFCSDLEFVKNLLFDRGNLKVGKVLLNQYASDKLIEAVVNQGFSPMIVAGDVDVQLAVEAFELIHNPNIDVVAIMTRNADFLPLINIAKENGKETLVIGAEPGFSIALQNSADDSIILGSEGV; from the coding sequence ATGGATAATGACGATAACTTTGTGATAATAAACAACAGCAGAAAAGATAAAAAGAGTCTTGGGCTCCTTGTTGATGGTCCAAACATGCTCAGAAAGGAATTCTGTTCAGATCTTGAATTTGTAAAGAACCTCCTCTTTGACAGGGGAAACCTCAAGGTAGGAAAGGTGCTGCTGAACCAGTACGCCTCAGATAAGCTGATAGAGGCCGTTGTGAACCAGGGCTTCTCACCCATGATAGTTGCGGGTGATGTGGATGTTCAGCTCGCAGTTGAAGCCTTTGAACTCATACACAACCCCAACATCGATGTGGTTGCAATTATGACAAGGAACGCTGACTTCCTCCCCCTCATAAACATAGCCAAGGAGAACGGGAAGGAGACCCTGGTCATAGGTGCAGAGCCAGGTTTCAGTATAGCACTCCAGAACTCAGCAGACGACTCAATAATCCTTGGAAGCGAAGGGGTGTAG
- the mtrA gene encoding tetrahydromethanopterin S-methyltransferase subunit A, with translation MVEKKPVPEDWPHIVGDYVVGDEESPVAVVTLGSHMEDEPVKAGAAISGPLHTENLGIEKVVGNVIANPNLRFLVVCGAEVMGHITGQTMKALHSNGVDLETGRIIGATGAIPYIENMPEEAIERFRRQVELVDMVDVEDPDSIAARIQECVVHDSGAMEEEPLILKVPEIGKGDSEENT, from the coding sequence ATGGTTGAAAAGAAACCCGTACCTGAAGACTGGCCACACATAGTTGGGGACTATGTGGTTGGTGATGAAGAAAGCCCGGTTGCGGTTGTCACCCTCGGGTCACACATGGAAGATGAACCCGTGAAGGCGGGTGCTGCAATTTCAGGTCCACTTCACACAGAGAACCTTGGGATAGAGAAGGTTGTTGGGAACGTTATTGCAAACCCCAACCTGCGCTTCCTTGTTGTATGCGGTGCAGAGGTAATGGGGCACATCACAGGGCAGACCATGAAGGCCCTCCACAGCAATGGTGTAGACCTGGAAACAGGGAGGATCATCGGTGCAACCGGTGCAATACCCTACATTGAGAACATGCCGGAGGAGGCCATAGAGAGGTTCCGGAGACAGGTTGAACTGGTGGACATGGTTGATGTTGAGGATCCAGATTCAATAGCTGCAAGGATCCAGGAATGTGTGGTTCATGACTCCGGTGCAATGGAAGAGGAACCCCTCATTTTAAAGGTTCCAGAGATAGGAAAAGGGGATTCAGAAGAAAACACCTGA
- a CDS encoding universal stress protein: protein MYRRILIPTDGSGDARKATRHAFHIAGMSGADILAISVVDTSYRKIWDEDISRRLEEILKKQAEKAISILKEEFSSQQELGHMTETRLDTVILEGNPAEVILEVMEDEDVDLVVMGSSGKHGLDRIISGSITRKVLKSATKPMMVVG from the coding sequence GTGTACCGGCGAATACTGATACCCACAGACGGCTCAGGGGACGCCAGGAAGGCAACCCGGCACGCATTCCACATAGCAGGGATGAGCGGGGCAGACATACTGGCCATAAGTGTAGTTGACACGTCCTACAGGAAAATCTGGGACGAGGATATCAGCAGACGCCTTGAGGAGATACTGAAAAAACAGGCAGAGAAGGCAATATCCATCCTCAAGGAGGAATTCAGCTCTCAACAGGAGCTGGGCCACATGACAGAAACCCGCCTTGATACGGTTATACTTGAGGGTAACCCCGCAGAGGTGATCCTCGAGGTCATGGAGGACGAGGACGTGGACCTCGTTGTAATGGGCAGCTCAGGCAAACACGGCCTTGACCGCATAATATCCGGAAGCATAACAAGGAAGGTTCTTAAATCAGCCACAAAGCCCATGATGGTCGTTGGTTAA
- a CDS encoding radical SAM protein, producing the protein MSLKDALHHYLSVRDGRTDASFMVAARTPASFHETSGMSELWREHERIEKGIECSGACERSFLDLKIEIAERILGECSLCPWRCGVNRHREQGHCGVMEPRVASEFLHYGEEAPLVPSHTIFFSGCTLRCVFCQNWDISQNPSAGRHIEVDELAALIEERRRMGAANVNFVGGDPTPALPYILRVLSRVSISVPVVWNSNMYMTRESLRLIMGAADLYLTDFKFGNSECAERLAGAGNYFEVVSRNHLMIAGEDMIIRHLVLPGHLECCTKPIISWVAENLGTDTVMNIMGQYRPLYRASAYPEINRPLYIEELEEARRWALSEGLENLI; encoded by the coding sequence TACCTCTCTGTGAGGGATGGTAGGACGGATGCCAGTTTCATGGTGGCCGCCAGGACACCGGCATCCTTCCATGAAACCTCAGGGATGTCTGAACTCTGGAGGGAACATGAAAGGATAGAGAAGGGCATAGAGTGTTCAGGAGCATGTGAAAGGTCCTTCCTTGATCTTAAAATCGAAATCGCTGAAAGGATCCTGGGGGAGTGTTCACTGTGCCCCTGGAGGTGCGGGGTTAACCGCCACAGGGAGCAGGGACACTGCGGTGTCATGGAGCCACGGGTGGCCTCGGAGTTCCTGCACTACGGGGAGGAGGCCCCCCTTGTACCCAGCCATACCATATTCTTCTCTGGCTGCACCCTGAGGTGTGTCTTCTGTCAGAACTGGGACATATCCCAGAACCCCTCTGCAGGCAGACACATTGAGGTGGATGAACTTGCAGCGCTCATAGAGGAGAGGAGGCGCATGGGGGCAGCAAACGTCAACTTCGTGGGCGGAGACCCGACACCAGCACTCCCATATATCCTGAGGGTTCTATCCAGGGTTTCCATCAGTGTGCCTGTCGTATGGAACAGTAACATGTACATGACCAGGGAATCCCTCAGGCTCATAATGGGTGCTGCAGACCTCTACCTCACGGACTTCAAGTTCGGCAACAGTGAATGTGCAGAGAGACTGGCAGGTGCCGGTAACTACTTTGAGGTTGTATCCAGGAACCACCTCATGATAGCAGGTGAGGATATGATAATAAGGCACCTGGTGCTTCCAGGGCACCTGGAGTGCTGCACGAAGCCCATCATATCATGGGTCGCAGAGAACCTGGGAACAGACACTGTAATGAACATAATGGGCCAGTACCGGCCCCTCTACAGGGCTTCAGCTTACCCTGAGATCAACCGTCCCCTCTACATTGAGGAGCTGGAGGAGGCCAGAAGATGGGCCCTGAGTGAAGGCCTTGAAAACCTTATCTAG
- a CDS encoding TetR/AcrR family transcriptional regulator gives MAPSRRERERERRREQIIRAAEKAFFARGYDRVTMDEIAEEAEVNKALLYYYFKNKESLFFAVNLYGVRILHSMYRRCLELDTDGYGKVRAMVEALYSFSKEHPDYFRIYCYSGTERFELSESEDAREIVDLRTGMWRLMVEAIMEGMNDGSIRSDLDPVELSIYIHTLAINALNLDFTSRMVLEARNISRDRFWEDLEVFLESALRP, from the coding sequence ATGGCCCCATCAAGACGCGAACGTGAACGTGAACGGAGACGTGAACAGATAATAAGGGCGGCAGAGAAGGCATTCTTTGCACGGGGATACGACAGAGTGACCATGGATGAGATAGCCGAGGAGGCAGAGGTCAACAAGGCCCTCCTCTACTACTACTTCAAAAACAAGGAATCCCTCTTCTTCGCAGTGAACCTCTACGGTGTCCGCATACTCCACAGCATGTACAGAAGGTGCCTGGAGCTTGACACGGATGGATACGGTAAGGTCAGGGCCATGGTGGAGGCCCTCTACAGCTTCTCAAAGGAACACCCCGACTACTTCAGGATATACTGCTACAGTGGCACCGAGAGGTTCGAGCTGAGTGAAAGTGAGGATGCGCGGGAGATAGTGGACCTCCGTACCGGAATGTGGAGGCTCATGGTTGAGGCCATAATGGAGGGCATGAATGACGGAAGCATCCGCAGCGACCTCGACCCTGTGGAGCTATCCATATACATCCATACACTGGCCATAAACGCCCTGAACCTTGATTTCACATCCAGGATGGTCCTGGAGGCCAGGAATATCAGCAGGGACAGGTTCTGGGAGGACCTTGAGGTTTTCCTTGAATCCGCCCTCAGGCCCTAA
- a CDS encoding NTPase — MKILITGRPGSGKSTMVGRLRDYLEGMGFSVGGIITPEVRVGGSRWGFEVVDIASGRRGLLASVETEGPRIGRYGVNVGVMDELAVPAIRRAMLEDDCIIIDEIGPMELKSREFRRTVDEVLSSDVLLIAAVHRKTLQSIKKREDIRVFVVDPEKRDRVYLRIIDLLGDYHGMR, encoded by the coding sequence ATGAAGATACTGATCACCGGGAGACCCGGCAGCGGGAAGAGCACCATGGTTGGAAGGCTGAGGGATTACCTTGAGGGCATGGGCTTTTCGGTTGGGGGGATCATAACACCTGAGGTGAGGGTGGGTGGTTCAAGGTGGGGATTTGAGGTCGTTGACATAGCATCGGGCAGGAGGGGCCTCCTTGCGTCAGTTGAAACAGAGGGCCCCCGTATTGGAAGGTACGGTGTAAATGTGGGGGTCATGGATGAACTGGCTGTCCCTGCAATCCGGAGGGCCATGCTGGAGGATGACTGCATAATCATAGACGAAATCGGCCCCATGGAGCTTAAGAGCCGGGAATTCAGGAGGACGGTAGACGAGGTCCTCAGCTCTGACGTCCTCCTCATTGCAGCGGTACACAGGAAAACCCTTCAAAGTATAAAAAAGAGGGAGGACATAAGGGTATTTGTTGTTGATCCTGAAAAACGGGACAGGGTTTACCTCAGGATAATTGACTTACTTGGTGATTATCATGGAATGCGCTGA
- a CDS encoding transcriptional regulator — MIGKRTLDDEKLAVITFTGPFSKTLEVLEEVSDFVSSNDKLEADGDPTVIFYTAPLKDEGRYDVGIPVKGESEGDGKVRIVTIPGHTVIFTEYSEAREEAYRKLIKYVEENRLDVIGAPREILHGDVREIQFPVVL, encoded by the coding sequence ATGATAGGTAAAAGGACACTGGATGATGAGAAACTTGCTGTGATAACCTTTACAGGGCCCTTCAGTAAAACACTGGAGGTCCTTGAAGAGGTTTCAGACTTTGTATCATCAAATGATAAACTTGAGGCCGACGGTGACCCCACAGTGATCTTCTACACAGCACCCCTCAAGGACGAGGGAAGATACGATGTGGGTATACCTGTAAAGGGCGAATCTGAGGGTGACGGGAAGGTGAGGATAGTCACAATCCCGGGCCATACTGTGATATTTACAGAATACTCAGAAGCCCGTGAGGAGGCCTACAGAAAGCTCATAAAATACGTTGAGGAGAACAGGCTGGACGTAATAGGTGCGCCAAGGGAGATCCTCCATGGGGATGTGAGGGAGATCCAGTTCCCTGTGGTCCTCTAA
- the rpsJ gene encoding 30S ribosomal protein S10, which produces MHKARIKLTGTDPEKLAYVCDQLKKIAERTGVDMSGPIPLPTKRLVVPTRKSPDGEGTATWEKWEMRIHKRLVGIEADERAMRQVMKVNVPDNVSIEIELKS; this is translated from the coding sequence ATGCACAAAGCAAGGATTAAACTGACAGGGACAGACCCTGAAAAACTGGCATACGTCTGTGACCAGCTCAAGAAGATTGCTGAAAGGACAGGCGTGGACATGTCAGGCCCAATCCCCCTCCCAACAAAGAGGCTCGTGGTTCCAACAAGGAAATCCCCGGATGGTGAGGGAACCGCTACCTGGGAGAAATGGGAGATGAGGATCCACAAGAGGCTTGTGGGTATAGAGGCCGATGAAAGGGCCATGCGTCAGGTCATGAAGGTCAATGTGCCTGACAATGTCAGCATTGAAATTGAACTCAAAAGTTAA
- the tuf gene encoding translation elongation factor EF-1 subunit alpha, with the protein MAKEKEHMNLAFIGHVDHGKSTLVGHLLLQAGAIAEQQLAEGEDKFRFVMDRLSEERERGVTIDLAHAKFETDKYEFTIVDCPGHRDFVKNMITGASQADAAVLVVAVDDGVMPQTKEHVFLSRTLGINQLIVAINKMDLVNYDEEKFNALKDEVAALIKTVGYKPSDVEFIPLSAFEGDNITSKSENTPWYKGKTLVEALDDLEAPEKPVDLPLRIPIQDVYSITGVGTVPVGRVETGVLKKGENVIFEPAGVSGEVKSIEMHHEMIEQAEPGDNIGFNVRGVGKNDIRRGDVAGHLDNPPKVAKEFTAQIVVLQHPGVITVGYTPVFHCHTAQVACTFLELVQKMNPATGQVEEENPDFLKTGNAAVVKVKPTKPLVIEKIKDIPHMGRFAIRDMGQTVAAGMCIDLVPAK; encoded by the coding sequence CACGGAAAATCCACACTAGTGGGACACCTGCTCCTGCAGGCCGGAGCAATCGCCGAGCAGCAGTTAGCTGAAGGTGAGGACAAGTTCAGGTTTGTCATGGACAGGCTCTCCGAGGAAAGGGAAAGGGGAGTTACAATCGACCTTGCACACGCCAAATTCGAAACAGACAAGTACGAGTTCACAATCGTGGACTGCCCTGGACACCGTGACTTCGTTAAAAACATGATCACAGGTGCGTCCCAGGCAGACGCAGCAGTCCTTGTTGTCGCAGTTGACGACGGTGTAATGCCTCAGACCAAGGAACACGTGTTCCTATCAAGGACACTTGGTATAAACCAGCTCATAGTCGCAATCAACAAGATGGACCTCGTCAACTACGACGAAGAGAAATTCAACGCCCTCAAGGATGAGGTTGCAGCCCTCATCAAAACCGTGGGTTACAAGCCAAGCGACGTTGAATTCATCCCACTCTCCGCCTTTGAAGGGGACAACATAACATCAAAGAGCGAAAACACCCCATGGTACAAGGGTAAAACACTCGTTGAAGCCCTCGACGACCTTGAAGCACCTGAAAAACCTGTGGACCTTCCACTGAGGATACCTATACAGGACGTCTACTCCATCACAGGTGTCGGTACAGTTCCAGTGGGACGTGTCGAGACCGGTGTCCTCAAGAAGGGTGAAAACGTCATATTCGAACCAGCAGGTGTAAGTGGAGAGGTTAAATCAATCGAAATGCACCACGAAATGATCGAACAGGCAGAACCCGGTGACAACATAGGTTTCAACGTCAGGGGTGTCGGTAAAAACGACATCAGAAGGGGAGACGTTGCAGGACACCTTGACAACCCACCAAAGGTTGCCAAGGAGTTCACAGCACAGATCGTTGTTCTCCAGCACCCTGGTGTCATAACAGTGGGTTACACACCTGTATTCCACTGCCACACAGCACAGGTTGCCTGTACCTTCCTTGAACTGGTGCAGAAAATGAACCCTGCCACAGGTCAGGTGGAAGAGGAAAACCCTGACTTCCTGAAAACAGGTAACGCTGCTGTTGTGAAGGTCAAACCAACCAAGCCACTGGTCATCGAGAAGATAAAGGACATCCCACACATGGGAAGATTCGCCATAAGGGACATGGGACAGACAGTGGCTGCTGGAATGTGCATAGACCTCGTACCAGCAAAATAA
- the pscS gene encoding O-phospho-L-seryl-tRNA:Cys-tRNA synthase produces MECADYGLTRKLERDNLNLNPLQRGGVLPAAARKALHEFGDGYSVCDYCDGRLDQVTRPAINCFLDDLADFTGSDAVRTVHGAREGKFAVMHALCERGDTVVVDGNAHYTTHLAAERNGLEIVEVPSTGHPSYEVTPEAYREVLEETIDRVEVKLAVLTHVDGNYGNLTDARGVADVCRKLGVPLLLNCAYSMGRLPVNLRELGVDFVVGSGHKSMAASGPIGVLGMKSEWEDTVLRRSGRHEKKELELLGCTSRGAPLATLMASLPYVRERVSRWDGEVKKTRYLVSELEDIGGIEQLGVRPKEHDLVRFETPVFHEIAASHPRKGFFLYEELKKRGIVGIRRGQTKWFKCSIYGMTEEQVQYVVDSFRDIVEENR; encoded by the coding sequence ATGGAATGCGCTGATTATGGTCTTACAAGAAAACTTGAAAGGGATAACCTCAACCTCAACCCCCTCCAGCGTGGCGGTGTTCTCCCCGCCGCTGCAAGGAAGGCCCTCCATGAATTCGGGGATGGTTACAGTGTCTGTGACTACTGTGATGGGAGGCTGGACCAGGTCACAAGGCCCGCGATAAACTGCTTCCTTGATGACCTTGCAGACTTCACAGGCTCCGATGCGGTGAGGACGGTTCATGGTGCAAGGGAGGGTAAATTTGCGGTGATGCATGCACTCTGTGAGAGGGGTGACACCGTTGTTGTTGATGGAAATGCCCACTACACAACACACCTTGCAGCTGAGAGGAACGGCCTTGAAATCGTTGAGGTGCCATCAACCGGACACCCCAGCTATGAGGTAACACCCGAAGCCTACAGGGAGGTCCTTGAGGAGACCATCGACAGGGTTGAGGTTAAACTTGCTGTGCTGACCCATGTCGATGGTAACTACGGGAACCTGACAGATGCACGTGGCGTGGCGGACGTCTGCAGGAAGCTGGGGGTCCCATTACTCCTGAACTGCGCCTACTCCATGGGAAGGCTCCCGGTTAACCTCAGGGAACTTGGGGTTGACTTCGTTGTTGGGAGCGGTCACAAGAGCATGGCGGCCTCCGGGCCTATAGGTGTGCTGGGGATGAAATCTGAGTGGGAGGACACTGTGCTCAGGAGGTCAGGGAGGCATGAGAAGAAGGAGCTTGAACTCCTGGGCTGCACATCACGTGGAGCGCCACTGGCAACCCTCATGGCCTCTCTGCCCTATGTGAGGGAGAGGGTTTCACGCTGGGACGGGGAGGTTAAGAAGACACGCTACCTTGTCTCTGAACTTGAGGATATCGGGGGTATAGAGCAGCTGGGTGTGAGACCCAAGGAACATGACCTCGTGAGGTTTGAAACCCCTGTTTTCCATGAGATAGCGGCTTCACATCCAAGGAAGGGCTTTTTCCTCTATGAGGAACTTAAGAAGAGGGGTATAGTTGGAATAAGGAGGGGCCAGACAAAGTGGTTCAAGTGCAGCATCTATGGCATGACAGAGGAGCAGGTGCAGTACGTGGTTGACTCATTCAGGGATATAGTCGAGGAGAACCGGTGA